One Terriglobia bacterium DNA segment encodes these proteins:
- a CDS encoding pyridoxamine 5'-phosphate oxidase family protein, with protein sequence MTIDEMTENECMEFATRITLGRLACAQDNQPYVIPINVAYDSGYIYAISTFGQKIEWMRENAKVCVAIDEISNEIQWTSVVFNGEYEELVEPRFTHERAHARSLLEKRSRWWQIAFAERQAKGGDQLIDPVFFRIKVHSMTGLRARADG encoded by the coding sequence ATGACGATCGATGAAATGACCGAGAACGAATGTATGGAGTTTGCAACCCGCATTACACTGGGCAGGCTCGCCTGTGCGCAGGACAACCAGCCCTACGTGATTCCCATCAACGTCGCCTACGACTCCGGCTATATCTATGCTATCTCCACCTTCGGGCAGAAGATCGAATGGATGCGCGAGAACGCCAAAGTGTGCGTAGCCATCGACGAAATCAGCAACGAAATCCAGTGGACGAGCGTCGTCTTCAACGGCGAATACGAGGAACTGGTCGAACCACGCTTCACACACGAACGTGCGCATGCGCGCAGCCTGCTGGAGAAGCGCAGCCGCTGGTGGCAAATCGCCTTTGCCGAGCGCCAGGCCAAAGGTGGTGACCAGCTCATCGATCCCGTCTTCTTTCGAATCAAGGTGCATTCCATGACTGGCCTTCGCGCTCGCGCCGACGGCTGA